The following proteins are encoded in a genomic region of Thermococcus pacificus:
- a CDS encoding MEMO1 family protein, producing MIRYPAVAGSFYPADEELVEMLERFFRDLGEEGSERKITAGVAPHAGYVFSGYTASRTYKAIFEDGLPETFVILGPNHTGLGSLIAVYPEGEWLTPLGTIEVDSEMAKAIAKLSGIADLDELAHKYEHSIEVQVPFIQYIVEKAGKDVKLVPIALGIQDEEVSRALGRAIFEASRELGRDVVVIASTDFTHYGSVYGYVPFKARADELPHRIKEWDFQVIRRILDFDVDGMFNEIRKLDHTMCGPGGVGTAIVYSRLAGAVEAELLHYTTSFEVSRSTDAVVGYASIVMRK from the coding sequence ATGATTAGGTATCCGGCCGTCGCTGGAAGCTTCTATCCCGCTGACGAAGAACTAGTCGAGATGCTGGAGAGGTTCTTCAGGGATCTCGGGGAGGAGGGTAGCGAGAGAAAAATCACGGCTGGCGTTGCACCGCACGCTGGCTACGTCTTCTCCGGCTACACAGCGAGCAGAACCTACAAGGCAATCTTTGAGGACGGCCTGCCTGAAACCTTCGTAATCCTCGGGCCAAATCACACGGGCCTCGGCTCACTGATAGCGGTTTACCCTGAAGGTGAGTGGCTGACTCCGCTGGGAACCATAGAAGTCGATTCCGAGATGGCCAAGGCGATAGCAAAGCTATCCGGGATAGCGGATTTAGATGAGCTTGCCCACAAGTACGAGCACTCGATCGAGGTACAGGTGCCATTCATCCAGTATATCGTCGAGAAAGCAGGAAAGGATGTCAAACTCGTTCCGATAGCCCTTGGAATTCAGGATGAGGAGGTTTCGAGGGCACTTGGACGGGCCATATTCGAAGCCAGCAGGGAACTGGGACGGGACGTGGTCGTTATCGCGAGCACTGACTTCACCCACTACGGCTCCGTTTACGGCTACGTGCCATTTAAGGCCAGGGCTGACGAGCTTCCCCACAGGATAAAGGAGTGGGACTTTCAGGTAATAAGGCGCATCCTTGACTTCGACGTCGATGGGATGTTCAATGAGATCAGAAAGCTTGACCACACGATGTGCGGGCCCGGTGGCGTCGGAACCGCGATAGTCTACTCTCGCCTAGCCGGAGCGGTTGAAGCTGAGTTGCTCCATTACACGACCAGCTTCGAGGTGAGCAGGAGCACCGATGCAGTAGTTGGATACGCGAGCATCGTGATGAGGAAGTGA
- a CDS encoding mevalonate kinase — MRVLASAPAKIILFGEHSVVYGKPAIAAAINLRTYVRAEFNDSGRIKIEAHDIKTPGLIVSFSENEIYFESDYGKAAEVLSYVRQAIELVREEADVNGRGITVSITSQIPVGAGLGSSAAVAVATIGAVSKLLGLELTNEEIGKLGHRVELLVQGASSGIDPTVSAIGGIIHYEKGKFEHLPFMELPIVVGYTGSSGSTKELVAMVRRTYEEMPEIVEPILASMGKVVEKARETLLSELEEGQKLARLGRLMNINHGLLDALGVSTKKLSELVYAARTAGALGAKITGAGGGGCMYALAPERQSEVATAITIAGGTPMITEISREGLRIEEVLP; from the coding sequence ATGAGAGTCTTAGCTTCAGCTCCCGCTAAAATTATCCTCTTCGGTGAGCACAGCGTGGTTTACGGAAAGCCAGCAATAGCGGCCGCCATAAACCTTCGAACCTACGTCAGGGCCGAGTTCAACGACTCTGGAAGGATAAAAATAGAGGCCCACGACATAAAGACCCCCGGTTTGATAGTTTCCTTCTCCGAGAACGAGATATACTTCGAGAGCGACTACGGAAAGGCCGCCGAGGTTCTCAGTTACGTCAGACAGGCGATAGAGCTTGTCCGGGAAGAGGCCGACGTTAATGGTAGGGGAATCACGGTCTCGATTACCTCTCAGATTCCGGTTGGAGCTGGACTTGGAAGCTCGGCCGCCGTTGCCGTTGCCACAATCGGGGCGGTCTCAAAGCTCCTCGGTCTTGAACTCACCAACGAGGAGATAGGAAAGCTCGGCCACCGCGTTGAGCTCCTGGTCCAGGGTGCCTCAAGCGGAATAGACCCGACGGTTTCTGCCATAGGGGGAATAATTCACTACGAGAAAGGTAAATTCGAGCACCTTCCCTTCATGGAACTGCCGATAGTCGTTGGCTACACTGGCTCAAGCGGCTCAACCAAAGAGCTGGTGGCAATGGTGAGGAGGACCTACGAGGAGATGCCTGAGATAGTCGAGCCAATCCTAGCTTCGATGGGTAAAGTCGTGGAGAAGGCAAGGGAGACCCTGTTGTCGGAGCTTGAAGAGGGGCAGAAGCTCGCCCGCCTCGGCAGGCTGATGAACATCAACCACGGCCTTTTAGATGCCCTGGGCGTCTCAACGAAGAAGCTGAGCGAGCTGGTCTACGCCGCGAGAACCGCCGGCGCTTTGGGGGCGAAGATAACTGGAGCAGGAGGAGGCGGTTGCATGTACGCCCTGGCCCCGGAGAGGCAGAGCGAGGTGGCAACGGCGATAACGATAGCCGGTGGGACGCCGATGATAACCGAGATAAGCCGCGAAGGGCTTCGCATTGAGGAGGTTCTGCCATGA
- a CDS encoding isopentenyl phosphate kinase, whose translation MIIVKIGGSVFSDKKGKPENFDVETVREIAREIANFYPREDFIVVHGGGSFGHPEAKKYGIRDGLPEDWESASLKRIGFTLTHQAMLRANAKFIEAFVAENLPAFSVSTSSVFITENGEVAYGDVEVIERLLELKFIPVLFGDVSIDLAKGIDILSGDQIITYLTKMLEPKKVIFLMDVDGIYDGKPGEGELVQNLSKEEIDALLDRLHCTAAGTDVTGGICNKLREAKKIAEHSEVWFVNGKVPGRLSGAIRGDGFGTRLRG comes from the coding sequence ATGATAATCGTCAAGATCGGCGGGAGCGTCTTCAGTGACAAGAAGGGGAAGCCGGAGAACTTCGATGTGGAGACAGTCAGAGAGATTGCGAGGGAAATAGCGAACTTTTATCCCAGAGAGGACTTTATCGTAGTTCACGGCGGGGGCAGCTTCGGGCACCCGGAGGCGAAAAAGTACGGCATAAGGGATGGCCTGCCCGAGGACTGGGAGTCAGCAAGCCTCAAAAGGATCGGCTTCACCCTGACCCACCAGGCGATGCTGAGGGCCAACGCGAAGTTCATAGAGGCCTTCGTTGCAGAGAACCTGCCCGCATTCTCGGTATCTACCTCTTCGGTCTTCATAACCGAGAACGGGGAAGTGGCCTACGGCGACGTTGAGGTCATTGAAAGACTGCTGGAGCTGAAGTTCATCCCGGTTCTCTTCGGTGACGTTTCCATCGACCTGGCGAAGGGAATAGACATCCTCTCGGGCGACCAGATAATAACATACCTCACCAAGATGCTTGAGCCGAAGAAGGTGATCTTCCTCATGGATGTCGACGGGATCTATGACGGAAAGCCCGGCGAGGGGGAGCTGGTCCAGAACCTCTCAAAGGAGGAAATCGACGCCCTGCTCGATAGGCTCCACTGCACTGCCGCCGGAACCGACGTCACCGGTGGAATCTGCAACAAGCTCCGTGAGGCAAAAAAGATAGCCGAGCACTCCGAGGTCTGGTTCGTGAACGGGAAAGTTCCAGGAAGACTGAGCGGGGCGATAAGGGGGGACGGCTTCGGGACGAGGCTGAGGGGGTGA
- the fni gene encoding type 2 isopentenyl-diphosphate Delta-isomerase, with product MQAFDKEELTVIRKFEHIEHCLKRNVQAHVSNGFEDVHFVHMSLPEIDKDEIDMSVEFLGRRFDYPIFIAGMTGGTKGSQLAGRINKTLAKAAQELNIPMGVGSQRAMIRKPETWESYYVRDVAPDVFLVGNLGAPQFAETMPERYGLEEALRAVETIQADALAIHMNPLQESVQPEGDTQYRGVLKALAELKAEFPYPIIAKETGAGVSKEVAIRLESIGIDAIDVGGLGGTSWSAVEYYRVKDEIGKGLALRFWDWGIKTAISVAEVRYSTDLPIIATGGMRDGITIAKALAMGATFAGVALPLLKPAVKGDVEGVIKILRRYIEEIRNAMFLVGARNVEELRKVPLVITGFTREWLEQRIDLREYLRGGRL from the coding sequence ATGCAGGCCTTTGATAAAGAGGAACTCACGGTCATCAGGAAGTTCGAGCACATAGAACACTGCCTCAAGAGGAACGTGCAAGCACACGTTTCCAACGGGTTTGAGGACGTTCATTTTGTCCACATGAGCCTTCCCGAGATCGACAAGGACGAGATCGACATGAGCGTTGAGTTCCTCGGGAGGCGTTTTGACTACCCGATTTTCATAGCGGGAATGACGGGTGGGACTAAGGGCTCCCAGCTGGCTGGAAGGATAAACAAGACCTTGGCCAAAGCCGCCCAGGAGCTTAACATACCCATGGGCGTTGGGAGCCAGAGGGCGATGATAAGAAAGCCCGAGACCTGGGAGAGCTACTACGTGAGAGATGTGGCTCCAGACGTTTTTCTCGTCGGCAACCTTGGGGCACCGCAGTTCGCCGAGACGATGCCGGAGCGCTACGGATTGGAGGAGGCTCTGAGGGCTGTTGAGACAATTCAGGCCGATGCCCTAGCCATACACATGAACCCCCTCCAGGAGAGCGTCCAGCCCGAGGGGGATACGCAGTACAGGGGCGTTCTTAAAGCATTAGCCGAACTTAAAGCCGAGTTCCCATACCCGATAATAGCGAAGGAAACAGGAGCGGGAGTTTCGAAGGAAGTGGCCATAAGACTTGAGAGTATAGGGATTGACGCCATCGATGTAGGCGGCCTCGGCGGGACGAGCTGGAGTGCAGTCGAGTATTACAGGGTGAAGGACGAGATCGGAAAGGGCTTGGCCCTGCGCTTCTGGGACTGGGGCATCAAAACGGCCATAAGCGTTGCCGAAGTGCGCTATTCGACCGATCTGCCGATAATAGCCACTGGCGGGATGAGAGATGGAATAACTATAGCAAAGGCTCTGGCAATGGGGGCCACCTTCGCCGGTGTGGCACTTCCGCTCCTCAAGCCAGCTGTAAAGGGCGATGTTGAGGGCGTGATTAAAATCCTGAGGCGCTACATCGAGGAAATCAGGAACGCGATGTTCCTTGTTGGTGCTAGGAATGTTGAAGAGCTGAGAAAAGTTCCGCTCGTGATTACGGGCTTCACAAGGGAGTGGCTGGAGCAGAGGATTGATCTGAGGGAATACCTTCGGGGCGGCAGGCTCTGA
- a CDS encoding NitrOD5 domain-containing protein — MSKGAEILTKALSAALEKVNPGLKAVLETHLRVTTGKGLELAYEDPSAFKAAVGRLFGEYSARLLEMVVIDSLKDRFGGSVTVESLEDLVSELKRIYGE; from the coding sequence ATGAGTAAAGGAGCCGAGATACTGACAAAGGCCCTCTCCGCTGCCCTTGAGAAAGTCAACCCTGGGTTAAAGGCCGTCCTGGAGACCCACCTGAGGGTCACCACAGGGAAAGGCCTCGAGCTCGCCTACGAGGATCCTTCAGCTTTCAAGGCCGCCGTTGGAAGGCTCTTCGGAGAGTACAGCGCAAGATTGCTTGAGATGGTTGTCATAGACAGCCTTAAGGATCGCTTTGGAGGTTCTGTAACAGTGGAAAGCCTTGAGGACCTCGTTTCCGAGCTCAAGAGGATCTACGGTGAGTGA
- a CDS encoding ATPase domain-containing protein has protein sequence MRKMGIDFFDEQVVEGGFPEGALILVAGEPGSGKTIFSSTWLYNGAKKFGEKGVYISFAETKTDFFEEMKQLGMDFGELEQKGLFKFIDLVTVSSETIEKEIELIMGEILTFQPQRVVLDSISVFGQLMGQAKLRAFLHTTLGRFMKATGATVLLIAEKPMGQEKVGYGIEEFVVDGVIVLKSKSLGESLIRLMEVRKMRRRSIKKPQFEYTISSHGIEFLDIPELRRAEIEPTWEKISTGIKKLDEIVGGGLYRGSSVLLVGMTGTGKTTFALHFAVNNALEGRKALYLAFEEPMDQLLRAAKNYGLPIEKVLNGNLNILNIIPEAHTPVQTFIRIKRAIEEHKPEVLVVDSLTALKQHMNEKELTKMLRYLTLLTKEYRTTIYFTLNDETDFRVVPMTGASTLTDVIIGLRYELVNDRIERRLAVVKARGSNHSRKIYRYEITDEGVVIYE, from the coding sequence ATGAGAAAGATGGGCATAGATTTCTTCGATGAGCAGGTTGTAGAAGGCGGCTTTCCGGAGGGAGCGCTCATCCTCGTGGCAGGAGAACCAGGTTCGGGGAAGACGATCTTTTCCTCAACGTGGCTCTACAACGGCGCCAAAAAGTTCGGTGAGAAAGGGGTTTATATCTCGTTCGCCGAGACCAAGACGGACTTCTTCGAGGAGATGAAGCAGCTCGGAATGGACTTTGGGGAACTCGAACAGAAGGGCCTCTTCAAGTTCATAGACTTGGTCACAGTCTCTTCTGAGACCATAGAGAAGGAAATAGAGCTCATAATGGGCGAGATACTGACTTTCCAGCCACAGAGGGTGGTCCTAGACTCTATAAGCGTCTTCGGCCAGCTCATGGGGCAGGCAAAGCTCAGAGCGTTCCTTCATACAACTTTGGGAAGGTTCATGAAGGCCACCGGCGCCACGGTTCTTCTCATAGCCGAGAAGCCCATGGGCCAGGAAAAGGTCGGTTACGGTATAGAGGAGTTCGTGGTCGATGGGGTTATAGTCCTCAAGTCGAAGAGCCTTGGGGAGTCCCTTATCCGGCTGATGGAAGTCAGGAAGATGAGGCGCAGGAGCATCAAGAAGCCCCAGTTCGAGTACACCATAAGCTCACATGGTATAGAGTTCCTGGACATCCCCGAGCTCAGGAGGGCTGAGATCGAGCCGACGTGGGAGAAAATAAGCACGGGAATAAAGAAGCTCGACGAGATTGTGGGCGGAGGCCTCTACAGGGGCTCCAGCGTTTTGCTCGTTGGCATGACGGGAACGGGGAAGACCACCTTCGCCCTCCACTTCGCCGTGAACAACGCGCTGGAGGGAAGAAAGGCCCTTTACCTGGCCTTCGAAGAGCCGATGGACCAGCTCCTCAGGGCGGCCAAGAACTACGGCCTCCCAATAGAGAAGGTTCTCAACGGGAACCTCAACATTCTCAACATAATCCCCGAAGCCCATACCCCGGTTCAGACCTTCATCAGGATAAAGAGGGCTATAGAGGAGCATAAGCCGGAAGTCCTCGTCGTGGACAGCCTTACCGCGTTGAAGCAGCATATGAATGAAAAGGAGCTTACCAAGATGCTCCGCTACCTTACCCTGCTCACCAAGGAGTACAGGACCACCATATACTTCACCCTGAACGACGAGACCGACTTCAGGGTCGTCCCGATGACCGGAGCCAGCACTCTCACAGACGTTATAATTGGCCTCCGCTATGAACTGGTCAATGACAGGATAGAGCGCCGGCTGGCCGTTGTAAAGGCCAGGGGCTCGAACCATTCGAGGAAGATTTACCGCTACGAGATAACAGATGAGGGGGTGGTTATTTATGAGTAA